TAATGAATTTCCAACTCCATATGTTGCAGTGTATGTCCAATATACAGATGGTATACAAGGAACGAACGTTCTAGTTATCAAGTCATCAGACGCTAAGATTATTGCTGATTTGATGATGGGAGGAAGTGGTCAAGTTTTAGACGATAACTTAACGGAGATGGATATTAGTGCAGTGCAAGAAGCAATGAACCAAATGATGGGTTCATCTGCAACGTCGATGTCCACGATTTTTAATTCAAAAGTTAACATTTCACCGCCAGGAATTGATATTCTTAATTTAACCGAGGGAATAGGGGAAGAAAATATTCCAAATGATGATATTCTTATTAAAGTTTCCTTCCGTCTGCGTGTAGGGACGTTAATTGATTCGAATATCATGCAAATAACAACCGTTGATTTAGCAAAAAAGATGGTTGGTCAGTTATTAGGAACAGATACTTCAAGTACAAATTCTTCCACTCGTAATGTTCAAGAAGAGACAAGCAATGATTATGATTTATCTAATCTACATGATGTGATTGATCTTCCAAAAGGGATTGAATATCAGTCAAAACCGACGAACCGTTATGAAAAAGGAGATACCTATTATCATTCTTCTGGAAATGTAACGAATAAAGAGCAAGTAAATCAGAATCCCAAAATACAAACCGCACAATTTGCAGATTTTGATTTACAAAAATCTGTAAAAAACTTAGATCCTAATTTAGAAATCTTGATGGATATTCCTTTACAAATTACAGTAGAATTAGGTAGAACAAGAAAAATGATCAAAGAGATTTTAGAATTGGCACAGGGTTCAATCATTGAATTAGATAAATTAGCTGGAGAACCTGTGGATATTCTTGCAAACAATAAGTTAATTGCTAAAGGTGAAGTGGTCGTTATTGATGAAAATTTTGGCGTCAGGGTCACAGATATTATTAGTCAATCTGATCGAATTCGCAAATTGCAATAATCATGAAAGGAGAAAGAACAATATGGGAAAAAGAATTTTAGTTGTTGATGATGCAGCGTTTATGAGAATGATGATTAAGGAAATTTTAACTAAAAATGGTTTTGAGGTAATTGGTGAAGCGAGCGATGGAATACAGGCTGTGGAAAAGTATAAAGAACTCCGACCAGATTTGGTAACCTTAGATATTACGATGCCTGAAATGGATGGCATTACAGCACTAAAAGAAATTAAAAAAATTGATCCGAATGTAAAAGTGATCATGTGTTCAGCAATGGGACAACAAGCAATGGTTATTGATGCAATTCAAGCAGGAGCGAAAGACTTTATTGTTAAACCTTTCCAGGCTGATCGTGTGATTGAAGCGATTACGAAAGCACTTGGATAAGGATGACATCATATGGTTCGTTTTTTTCATTATTCATTATTTTCTTATTGTCCCCATCTCAGATTTCATTTGCAGAGGAAAATCAAACTTTTCAAGAACCTAATCTGGGGTGGCAATTCTTTAAACTTATTTTCTTTTTGTTTCTCATATTAGCAATGATCTACTTTCTGTTTCGTTTTCTCTCCCGGAAAAACGGTTTGGTTCGCTCAAATGCTTTTCAACTTCTTGGAGGGATTCCATTAGGACAAAATAAATCGATTCAATTCGTGGAAATAGGTCAAAAAATTTATGTTTTAGGTATTGGACAAGATGTTCACTTGTTACAGATCATTGATAACCAAGAAGAATTGCAACAAATAAGAGATTTGGTATCTGCTCCTTCTATCGCAAATGATAGATTGATAGGATGGTTAAATCACATAAAATCTGTTTTTTCTCCTTTAAAACGTTTCATGGAGAAGAAAAATTTAGAAAAAATCCACTCAATAAAATCATTTGAAGAATTACTGAATCGAAAAATGGCAGACTTAAAAGAGCAACGAACACAATCATTAAAGGAAATTATTCACACGAAAAGTGATACCTCAACAGAAAAATTAGGGAAAAGGGATTCAGATGAATAAGAAAATTGGCTATATATTTTTTGGCTTCTTCATTTTCCTGTTGTTCATTCCTCTAACTGTTCATGCTGAATCGAGTGTAGTTATACCTGGATTCGATTTTAAAGTAGGAACATCGGATCAACCTCAGGATGTAATGACATCTCTTCAGATTTTGTTGCTATTAACTGTTCTATCATTGGCACCTGCAATTTTAATATTAATGACGAGCTTTACTAGAATCGTCATTGTTCTATCATTTGTGAGAAATGCACTAGCTACTCAGCAAATGCCACCAAATCAAGTGATTATAGGATTAGCATTATTCTTAACGTTGTTTGTCATGGGACCAACTTTTACCGAAGTGAATCAAAAGGCGTTACAACCATATATGAATGGGAAAATTACTCAACAACAAGCCTTTAATGAAGCAGCAAAGCCCTTTAAGCAATTTATGATCAAACAAACAAGAGAAAAAGATATTCTTTTATTTTTAAATTATGCCAAAATGGACAAGCCAAAAAACGTGGATCAAATGCCTCTTAGTGTGCTAGTTCCAGCATTTGCAATTAGTGAATTAAAAACAGCGTTTCAAATGGGCTTCATGATTTTTATACCATTCTTAATTATCGATATGGTTGTATCGAGTATCTTAATGGCAATGGGAATGATGATGCTCCCACCAGTTATGATTTCATTACCATTTAAGATTTTACTATTTATACTTGTTGATGGATGGTATTTAGTTGTGAAATCTTTATTAGAAAGCTTCCATTAGGAGTGGAAAACTATGTCGGAAAACTTTGTGATTCATCTTTTTGAGAATGCCGTTTATACGATCTTAATCGTAAGTGCACCGGTCATCGGTTTGGGCCTTTTAGTAGGATTACTGGTTAGTATTTTTCAAGCAACTACGCAAATTCAAGAACAAACATTAGCTTTTGTTCCTAAGATTGTTGCTGTTTTACTTGCTATTGTTTTTTTTGGACCATGGATGCTATCTCGATTAGTAGAATTTACTCAAGCAATCTTTGGCCAATTAGGTAATTTTATAGGATGATATCTTCATGTTTACATTTACATACTTTTATCTATTCTTACTTGTCTTTATTCGAATGACATCATTTTTTGTAACTGCTCCCGTTTTTTCTTCACGAGGAGTTCCAACATCTTATAAACTAGGATTCGCCTTTTTCATTTCATTGGTTATTTTACCTGTGATTAAGGTGAATGTTAATGATTTGACAATCGATGGAACCTATTTGTTTTATCTTTTTCGTGAAATTTTGGTTGGTTTAGCATTGGGATGGCTTGCACAATTACTTTTTATGTCTGTTCAAGTTGCAGGCTCATTGATTGACATGCAAATTGGTTTTGCGATCGCCAATGTAATTGATCCGCAAACAGGAATTCAAAGTCCTATTATGGGAAATTTCAAATATATGTTTGCCATTCTTTTATTACTAGCTTTAGATGGTCACCATCTTTTTATTGATGGTATAGTTTCTAGTTACTATAAAATCCCTATTGGTATGGATTGGATATCTCAGCTTGATCACGAGTCTATCATTCGTTTTGGTATCGATATATTCCAATCGATGTTTATTATCGCGTTTAAGATGGCTGCGCCAATCGTTGGAACGGTTTTTTTAAGTGACATGGCATTGGGAATTGTTTCAAGAACTGTTCCTCAATTCAATATCTTTGTTGTAGGTTTACCAATCAAAATCATCGTTACCTTTTTGATGATGATTGTGATCGCCCCAGGGTTCATTTATATTTTAAAACAACTCTTTGCAGAGACGTTTATTTCGATGAAACAATTGCTAGATTTAATGGGGTCATAATATGAAGCAACTACCAATGAATCTGCAATATTTTGCAGGTGAGAAAACTGAAAAAGCAACGCCCCAGAAAAAAAAGGAGGCGCGTAAGAAAGGGCAGGTTGCCAAAACAGCAGAACTTTCCTCTGCAATTATCTTTCTATTATCATTTTTACTATTTTATTTATCAGGCCCTTATTTATCCAAACATATATTGAATATTTATAGAAAGTTTTTTAATCAATATCTTTTATATGATGTAACTATAGATAACATACGACCACTTTTTCTTGGAATACTTTCTGATTTAATCTGGGCAATACTTCCGATTTTTGCGATTACGTTGATTGGGGGCCTTACCGGAAACTTAATGCAGATTGGTTTTATGTTTATCAGTGAACCCTTAAAGATTAAATTAGATCGGTTAAATCCGCTAGAAGGGGCAAAAAGAATTTTCTCCAAAAGAGCACTTGTTGATCTATTAAAATCGATTTTTAAAATTATCGTAGTTGGTTATACAACTTATGCTGTTTTATGGGATAACAGAGAAAAATTATTAAGTTTATATCAGTTTGATCTGAATGGGATCGTTTCGATTATCGGTAAATTAATGCTAGAAATTGGGTTAAAGTCCTCAGTTTTGTTCATTGTCCTATCTATATTTGATTATGTATATCAACGTTACGATTACGAGAAAAATCTTCGGATGTCTAAACAGGAGATAAAAGAGGAATTTAAGAAATCAGAAGGTGATCCTTTAATTAAAGGGAAAATAAAAGAAAGGCAACGACAAATGGCTATGAGTAGAATGATGCAAGCGATACCTGAAGCAGATGTCGTGATTACAAACCCTACTCACTTTGCAGTAGCCATTTCCTATAAACCAAATGAAATGGAAGCCCCTAAAGTCGTTGCCAAAGGTATGGATTATTTAGCATTGAAAATAAAAGAGGTAGCAAAAGAACATGACATTGCTATCGTTGAAAATAAGTGGTTAGCTAGATCTTTATACTATCAATTGGAAATTGATGATTTTATTCCGACTGAATTATATCAAGCAGTCGCAGAAGTCTTGGCTTACGTTTATCGAATTAAGGGTGTAGCCAAGGTTAAATAGGGAGGAGAACAGAGTTGAAACAGTTTCGACAGATTGCCATACCAGTCACCATTGTTCTTATAATCATGATGATGGTTCTTCCTCTGCCTACATGGTTATTAAGCTTTCTCCTTATTATCAATATTTCGCTATCATTAACGATTCTATTAGTTTCAATGTTTACGACAGAACCGCTGCAATTTTCCATCTTTCCTTCATTGCTATTAATTACAACATTGTTTCGACTTGCTTTAAACGTATCAACCACCCGTTCGATTTTAACACGTGGTGATGCAGGGAAAGTCATTGAGGCATTCGGGCAATTTGTTGTTGGGGGAAATCCAGTAGTTGGTTTTATTGTTTTTATGATACTTGTTGTGATCCAATTCGTAGTTATTACAAAAGGATCAGAACGAGTAGCGGAAGTAGCTGCACGTTTTACCCTGGATGCAATGCCGGGAAAACAGATGAGTATTGATGCAGATCTAAATGCGGGTATGATTACGGAACAGGAAGCAAGGGAAAGACGAAGAACGATTGAAAGGGAAGCAGATTTTTATGGAGCAATGGACGGAGCGAGTAAATTTGTAAAAGGTGATGCCATTGCGGGAATTGTTATTCTGATTATTAATATTATTGGCGGTTTTATCATTGGAATGGTTTATTTTCATCTTGATGTAGCTCAGTCTGCAGCAAGGTTTACATTATTATCTATCGGTGATGGATTGGTAAGTCAAATCCCCGCTCTAATGATCTCAACAGCAACTGGTATTATTGTTACGAGAGCTGCATCAGAAGGTAATTTAAGTGAAGATGTAACTAGTCAAATTTTCGCTTATCCTAAACTTTTGTATATTGTTGCAGCCACTATTGCAGTACTAGGATTTTTTATATCTCCAATTACTACCTTTCCAGTTGCTGGTGTCTTAGCAATAGGTGGGTACCGTATGCAACAGAACCAATTAAAAGAACAAGTGATCAATGAACAAATTGAAGAAGAGCAAGAAATGGAACAAATACGTAGTCCTGAAAATGTTATGCAGTTGCTTTCTATTGATCCGATTGAATTTGAATTTGGCTACGGTTTGATTCCACTAGCTGATGCAAACCAGGGAGGTGACTTGTTAGATCGGGTTATCATGATTCGTAGGCAAATTGCCCTCGAATTGGGTTTAATGGTACCTGTTATTCGTATTCGTGATAATATTCAATTAAAACCAAATCAGTACATCATTAAAATTCGTGGTAACCTTGTTGCAGAAGGTGAGATCTTACTTGATCATTACTTAGCGATGAGTTCAGGAGTGGATGATGATTCAGTTACAGGGATTGAAACGACAGAACCAGCTTTTGGATTACCAGCTTTGTGGATTAATGAAGAAGTGAGAGAAAAAGCGGAGATAGCAGGTTATACCGTTGTTGATGCTCCTTCTGTTGTGGCTACTCATCTAACGGAAGTTATCAAACGACACGCTCACGAATTATTAGGAAGACAAGAAGTACGAGCACTTGTAGATCATGTAAAAGAATCACAACCAGCTCTTATTGAAGAACTAGTTCCAAACTTGTTATCGATAGGGGAGATTCAAAAGGTTTTAGCGAATTTACTTAAAGAGAAAGTTTCAATCAGAAATCTTGTAACGATTTTTGAAACACTAGCTGATTATGCTAGTTATACAAAAGACCCGTTCGTATTAACCGAGTATGTAAGACAAGCCCTAGCAAGACAAATCACTTTACAATATGCAGAAAATGGCAAACTGTTAAAAGTAATTACAATTGGTCCCGATCTAGAAAAGAAGATTGCAGAGAGCATTCAACATTCAGAACAAGGAAATTATTTAGCTTTAGACCCTACCACTTCCCAAATCATTTATCGTAATGTAAGCGAGCAAATCAATCGAATCGTAAAAACGGGAAGTCAACCTATTTTTTTAATTTCGCCTATGATTCGAATGTATTTTAGACAAGTAGTAGAACGTCTTATGCCAGAAGTTCCGGTTTTATCTTATAATGAATTAGAACCTCATGTTGAAGTGCAAAGCATAGGAGTGGTGAATTTACAGTGAGGGTAAAACGATATGTTTCAAATACACTACCGCAAGCAATGGAACAGATTAAAGTGGAGTTAGGAGAAGATGCGATTATATTGCATACAAAAAAGATTAAGGTTGGAGGATTTTTGGGCTTTTTTGGAAAGGAAAAAGTAGAAGTGATCGCTGCAGTTGATCAAAAGAGTGAAAAATCACTTCCTAAAAATTCAACTTCATCACGACAGATCGAAAATGTGAATAAAATAAAAGGGTCGCAAACGGTTCACTCATCTAATGATTCAGACCCCAATCAACCTTCAACACAATCTGATACAATCATTCAAGAGGTTAAAGACATCAAGAAACTAATGGTTCAACTGATGATGAACCAACAAAGCAATGGTGTGGATTCTAACTATTCTGATGAAGTAAAAGAAGTATATCAACGCCTGATTAAACAGGGAGTTGAAGAAGAACTTGCAGGAACTATTATTTCAGAAGTTATACAAAATATAGGGGAAAATTACCAAAAAAAACATGTTTATGAAGTCACAATCCAAAAAATTATTGAAAAGTTGCGTAAGAATGGTACGAATAAAGAAATTCAATCCCAAACGAAATTGATCCATGTCGTTGGACCAACTGGAGTAGGCAAAACGACGACGATCGCAAAACTAGCTGCTGAGAGTGTACTTAAACATCACAAAAAAATTGCCTTTATTACGGCAGATACATATCGTATTGCTGCTGTTGACCAACTCCGTACATATGCAGAGATATTAAACACACCTATTGAAGTGGTATTTTCACCACAAGATACAATAAAAGCTTTAGAAAAATTGAAAGATTATGATCTCATCTTTATGGATACTGCGGGTCGAAATTATCATAATGAGATGTATATATCGGAGTTAAATCATCTTCTATCAACAAATTTTAAAAGTGAAACTTATTTAGTTTTAAGCTTAACTCACAAATATGAAGATATGCTTTCGATTCTTGAACGCTTTAAGAATGTTAAAATAGATAAATTATTATTTACTAAATTTGATGAGACGATAACCTATGGCGCCATTGTTAACATAGTTTCAAAATTTCCATATCAGGTGTCTTATCTAACAATTGGGCAAAATGTCCCGGATGATATCGAAATTTTTGATGAGGAGAAAATTGCGAAAGCCATTTTAGGAGGGGTGATCGGTGATAAGCAATGATCAAGCAGAAAGCCTTCGAAGAAAATTACAAACCTCTCCTCAGAAAGTGCAATCAACTCGTGTAATTACGATCACGAGTGGTAAAGGTGGAGTAGGGAAATCGAATTTCACCTTAAACTTTGCATTGGCTTTATTGGACCATAACCACAAAACAACCATTCTAGATGCTGATATCGGTTTAGCAAATATCGATGTTTTAATGGGAGTTCATTCCAGATATACTTTACAAGATCTTTTAGAACAACGACTTGGTATTTGGGAAATTATTGAAAAAGGACCTAAAGGTCTCAACTTCATTGCTGGAGGTTCAGATTTAGAATTGTTTATAAGTCAACAAAACCAGCAAAACGTGTCCTACCTATTTGAACAATTTCAATTATTAAATGGACATGTTGATACCTTACTTGTAGATACGGGAGCAGGCATATCACCTGAATCATTAAAGTTTATGCTCTCTTCTGATGAAGTGTTCTTGGTTACTACTCCCGAACCAACAGCGATTACGGATGCCTATGCGATCATTAAAATGATTCATTCCAGGGAAAAAACAAAAAAAGTCTCTTTAATTATTAATCGGTCCTCTGATGAAAAAGAAGCGCTTAGTACAGCAAATCGTATCCGGATCGTTTCAAAAAACTTTTTAGATTTTGATATCCATTACCTTGGATATATCACTAACGATGAACATGTATCAAAAGCAGTAAAGAGACAGGAGCCATTTTATTTATCCTATCCTAATAGTAAGGCTAGTAAAAACATAAGAACAATTGTTGAAAAGTACATTCAAAAACAAGAACCATATCCAATAGGTGGAACAAAAGCTTTTTTGGAAAAAATGTATTCCTTGTTTCGTAGATAGGAGTGATGGTTTGACAAAAGTACGTGCACTCGTTGTCGATGACTCTTTTTTCATGAGAAAGTTAATCTCTGATCTTTTGTCGAAAAGTGGACTTATTGAAGTTGTTGATACAGCTAAAGATGGGATAGAAGCAATTGACAAAATAAAAAAGTTAAAACCAGATGTCGTTACCCTCGACGTTGAGATGCCAAGGATGAATGGGTTGGAAGCACTAGAACAAATTATGAAAAACCATCCTGTCCCGATCATTATGGTAAGTAGTCTTACAAAAACAGGAACAGACACTACGATCCATGCACTACAACTTGGGGCCTTTGACTTTATTGCGAAACCATCAGGAGCAATATCGTTTGACATTGCAAAAGTAAAAGATGAATTGGTTGATAAGATATTAATTGCGTATCGACAAAAGGAAAAATGGATCAGGCAGTGGAATATAAATAAGAAAGGTTTTATTAGTATACGAAATCAAACTCAAAAGTATATTGAGCAGCTTAAAGATAATCAGAACATTCAAGGAATTGTGGCGATCGGTACATCAACCGGTGGACCAAAAGCTTTACAAGAAGTTGTTACAAAATTACCTAAAAATATTCCTTATGCGATTCTGATTGTTCAACATATGCCAGCAGGCTTTACAAAGTCACTTGCTACCCGTTTAGATTCTATTTCAGAAATTCATGTAGTGGAAGCAGAAGATAAACAAGCTTTACAACCTGGAACGGCATACATTGCACCAGGCGACTATCATATGGTTGTGGAACGACAATCCAACCAATATTTCATTCGATTGAATCAAAATGATCCTGTTGGTGGACATCGACCATCTGTGGATGTATTATTCAAGTCATTATCGGATGTACCTCTAAATAAAGTAATGGTCATTATGACCGGGATGGGAAGTGATGGAACGAAAGGACTTCAATCGATGCACAAAGATGGAAATGTGATAAGGATTGCAGAAGATGAAAGCACTTGTGTTGTTTTTGGAATGCCAAAATCTGCAATTAAAAGTGGAGTGATAGATATGATTGTTCCTTTATATGATATTGCAAATAAAATCGTAGAAACGATACAAAAACAAAGAGGGTGGCAATCATGGAATTAAATCAATATCTTGATATTTTTTTAGAAGAATCAAAAGAACATTTGCAAAATTTAAATGAAAAATTATTAGCACTGGAAACGGATACTCAAAATACTGATCTTGTCAATGAAATCTTTCGATCTGCCCATACATTAAAAGGAATGGCTGCAACGATGGGCTTTGAAAAAATGGCAAGCTTAACCCATGAGATGGAAAATGTGCTCGATCAGGTCCGAAATCATAAAAAAGTCGTAGATTCAAATATGATGGATGTTATTTTTCATTGTGTAGATCGCTTAGAAAAAATGGTCGAAATGATCGTAAATGAAGGTCATGATCAAGTTGATACTGAAGATCTCATTACACAACTTGAAACCATATTATCAGGAAATCCAGTACATGATTTGAAAGAAGTGAATTCAAATCATTCTACTACAACAAATAATCTACAAAGTCAAACATTACTTACGTTTGATGAATATGAATTAACGGTACTTTTACAGTCGATGGAATCTGATTTTTCTATTTATCAAATTCAAGTGAATCTTGATGAAGAAACAATTCTCAAATCAGCTAGAGCCTTTATGGTCTTTAAGGAACTAGAGAATTATGGAGAAATTCTTAAGTCGAATCCACCAGTAGAAGAAATTGAAAACGATGAATTTGGTAATGATTTTACGATTATACTGATTTCGAAAAAGAATCAAGAAGAAATCCGAAAAGCGATTCTAAATATTTCTGAGATTCAATCAATTCATATTCTAGAAATAAAAAAAGATCAACTCACAAGTCAAAATCAACATATGGAAACTCAAACGGTCGAAAAGAATAGCAATAAATCATCAGCAGGTACGAATGGCCAACAGAAAAAACATTTGTCGGCAAAAACGATTCGAGTTGATATTGAGCGTTTAGATGAATTGATGAATCTATTTAGCGAACTTGTGATCGATCGGGGACGTCTGGAACAGTTAGCAAATGAAATCAATCATGCTGAACTAACAGATACTGTAGAGCATATGAATAGAATTAGCAGTAATCTACAAAATATTATTCTTAACCTTCGAATGGTTCCAGTTGAGCAAGTATTTAATCGTTTTCCCAGGATGGTTCGTGATTTGGCAAAGGAATTAAATAAGAAAGTAAATCTAAATATTTTTGGTGCAGAAACCGAACTTGATCGCACAGTAATTGATGAGATTGGTGATCCACTCGTTCATTTACTTCGAAATGCAGTGGATCATGGACTTGAATCGGTTGAAGAAAGAATTAAAAATCATAAACCTGAAGAGGGAGAAATTACTTTAAAAGCGTACCATAGTGGCAATTATGTTTTTATTGAAATTACTGATGATGGACGGGGAATTAATCGAGAAAAAGTGTTAAATAAAGCGATTGAAAAAAAATTAATTACGAGAGAAGAAGGGAACCAGCTATCTGACAAACAAGTATATAATCTTCTTTTCCAGTCGGGATTTAGCACTG
This sequence is a window from Tepidibacillus fermentans. Protein-coding genes within it:
- a CDS encoding chemotaxis protein CheA; its protein translation is MELNQYLDIFLEESKEHLQNLNEKLLALETDTQNTDLVNEIFRSAHTLKGMAATMGFEKMASLTHEMENVLDQVRNHKKVVDSNMMDVIFHCVDRLEKMVEMIVNEGHDQVDTEDLITQLETILSGNPVHDLKEVNSNHSTTTNNLQSQTLLTFDEYELTVLLQSMESDFSIYQIQVNLDEETILKSARAFMVFKELENYGEILKSNPPVEEIENDEFGNDFTIILISKKNQEEIRKAILNISEIQSIHILEIKKDQLTSQNQHMETQTVEKNSNKSSAGTNGQQKKHLSAKTIRVDIERLDELMNLFSELVIDRGRLEQLANEINHAELTDTVEHMNRISSNLQNIILNLRMVPVEQVFNRFPRMVRDLAKELNKKVNLNIFGAETELDRTVIDEIGDPLVHLLRNAVDHGLESVEERIKNHKPEEGEITLKAYHSGNYVFIEITDDGRGINREKVLNKAIEKKLITREEGNQLSDKQVYNLLFQSGFSTAEKVSDISGRGVGLDVVKNKIETLGGFVTVDSTPGKGTTFIIQLPLTLSIISAMLVQIQREKYAIPLSSIIETAIYKEKDIMYAHKQQVIDFRGHIVPLIPLKQIFAVPDGEIEEEDISVVIVRKGDKMAGLVVDSFIGQQEIVLKSLGSYLPNVFAISGATILGDGQVALIIDTNALIK